The nucleotide sequence AATATCGTTGTCGGTCAAGTGCTCTTGAATGTATGCTGCTTGTGTGAGCCAATCTTCTTGAGTTGCTGTTTTTAAAAAAGCTACATCCAAAGGATAAGGTTCGCGGTTGAACCATTTTACATTTTTGATATCCTCTTTAAAGCTTTGCATATGTCGCAAATCAGGAATATTCATTAATATTGACAATAGGGCACCATCGTATTTAGAAAATGCTTGGTCTCTATCTCTTGGAATCGGTTTGTAAATGATTTGGTCGCCTATTTTATGTTCTCCCCAACGCCATTGGTCGTAATGCCTGTCCCAATCCCCAATAAGCATATCAAATAATCTCGCTTTGATGTATTCTTTTTCGTCAATATGGTACTTTTCATCTTTGTGAATTTTCTCTAAAACTTCTTCGGTACTGATGATAGCAGAAGGTTTTCCAAAACTAGCCAAATCGTTATGTCCGTCGGAAGTGTGTTCTTCGATATAATACAATTCGTCCCCAAAATTAGTGTTGAATTCGCCTAAAGCTTTTTGTTTTGGAATATAAAACAAAACTGGGTTAGAATGGCTTACGCCAATTTTATCCGCCAAATTCCCAACAGCCATTGGTGTATAAGGGTGCGAACTGGTATAAAAATCAAGTAGAAAATCCTCAGCTGAGGTGTTTTCAAAATCATGTTCTACAAATTGTTCTTTGAAAGCTACACTTTGTAAAAATCGTGTAGCACTCTTTTTCAACGCTCTCATGGCGTATTCTTTACCGTTCGAATCTATCAAACGTAAGGACTTGGATTGATGTCCGCCTCCAGCTCGTTTCGGTGCTAATCCGCCGTATAATGTGTCTAGATTTGCTGTTTTACTTTCGACAAGGGTACTGTAGTAAGGGCGATAATGTTGTCCAAAAATAAAATTATGAGCTCCTGTTTTCTGAGTCATTTCAGGGGTATAAACCGATGCTTTTTTGGTTTTTGAAAATGAAGCATAATCAGTATTTATTATTGTTTTTGGAGTAAAAATAGTGTGCTCAAATAGGAGTTTGCTTTTTCCAAAAAAGGAAACAGTTGCTTTTCCATTGTTGTACAGGGAGAGTGTAGCGAAACCTTTTTGTCCATACGAGAAATCATTGGGATAAATCGCTTTGGCAGCTTCTTGTTTAGAACCTGCACCACTGATAATTTGTTTGATGTTATGATGCTCGATGTATTGTAAATTGTGGTCGTGACCAGACACAACAATTACATTGTCTAGTCCTTGAATTAAGGTTTTGATTCGGTTGGTAAGTTTGCTGTATAGTTTGTTTTGAAGGTCTTGTGGACTGGCGCCAGAAGTTTTTCGCAGCAGATTGCCAAATGACCCAATAATAGGTAAAGGGATTTTTTGTTCTAGTGGAAACAATTGTTTTTCCAAAGAAAACTGCCCTCCATGCGATCCATTTGTCATCAATGGATGATGCATTGCCAACACTACTGTCTTGTCTTTGTTTTTGTTCAAAAGGCTTTCTAATTCTTCAAAGAAAGCGTCACGGGTTTTGATGTCGCAGTCATCATTCAAAGTGGGTGTTTTGTCCCAATCTTCTAAAAACCATTGACTGTCAATTGTTATCAGGATAGCGTTATCATTTATTTTAATATCATCAATAGCACAACCTTTTCTTGGTGAAAATGATTTTTTGTTTTTGAAATAATCAGTTACAATATCCTCTTGCTCTTCAAGTCCTTTTTTGCCATTATACCAATCGTGATTTCCAGGAATAAAAACGGTTTTACCTTTGTAATTTTTGGTGATTTCGAGTTGATTGGTCAATTTTAGTTTAGCCCCTTCATAATTAGTATTTTTTGCACTAGCAGGAATTCCTTTTGGGTAAACATTGTCTCCTAAGAAAATTAAAGTCGAATTTTTATCGGCAGTTTTGAGTTTTTCTTTTAGAGCAAGCAGGGCTTCTTTTGAATTTTCATCTGTGGTATTTCCAGCATCGCCAATCAAATAAAAAGTATGGGCAATTTTTGAAGTGTCTTTTTCGTTAGTTGGGTTCCAGTTCGCAACATTTTTACCAAATTGTTCTTTGTGAGTTGCGCAAGAAAACAGTAAAAAGGATATAAATAGTTGAATAAGTCTTTTTTCCAAAAACAATTTCATAATTTAGTAGTATAAATAATTCCTATGCATCTTATCGACCAAACGGAATCTTTTGTGTGTAATTTACTCAAAGATAAACTTTCTATTTCATTTACATATCATAATTGCAACCACAGTTTAGTGGTGGTTAATGCTGTTAAAGAAATTGCCGAAAGTCAAGGAATCACGGGTTCTGATTATGAAGCGCTAGTGGTAGCGGCATGGTTTCATGATACAGGTTATATTAAAGGCTGTACCAAGCATGAAGATTCTAGTGTGGAAATTGCAACTGAATTTTTAAAAGAACAGGGGCAATCGGATGAGTTTATTCAAAAGGTAAATTCGTTAATTCAAGCAACAGTTTATAATTATGTCCCTCAAAATGAATTAGAAAAAATTATTAGGGATGCTGATTATTCTCATTTTGGGGATAAGAAATACTTTGTTTATTGTGAGCTTCTTAGAGACGAGTGGGAGGTGACAATGAAAAAGAAGTTTACTGATGAGGAATGGAGTAAGGAAAACTTAAATATTTTAGAGCATGGGCATCAGTATTATACAGATTATGCGATTCAGCATTGGCAACCTATAAAAGAAGAAAACATTAAATTAATAAAGAAAATGATTCAAGAGAATCCGTTAGATGTTATAGATTCGTCCTCAGTAAAGAAGACTAAAAAGAAGAAAGCAAAGAAGGATAAACCAGATCGTGGGATTGATACTTTGTTTCGAATTACCTTGAGCAATCACACCCGTTTGAGTGGTATTGCCGATAGTAAAGCAAATATTCTATTGTCTGTAAATGCGATTATCATTTCGATTGCTTTATCTTCTATTATCCCAAAATTAGACAGTCCAGGGAACGCTCATTTGATTTTGCCAACTTTTGTTTTGCTAATGTTTAGTGTGGTTTCTATCATTTTTGCTATTTTGTCCACCCGACCAAAAGTGACTACGGGAACTTTCACCCGTGAAGATATTGACAACCAAAAAGTCAATTTACTGTTTTTTGGAAATTTTTATAAAATGCCTGTTGAAGAATATCAGTGGGCGGTCAATGAGATGATGAAAGACCGTGATTATTTGTACAACGCTATGATTAAAGACTTGTACTACTTAGGGGTAGTTCTTGAGAAAAAATACCGACTGCTAAGAATTACCTATAATATTTTTATGATAGGAATCATAATTTCTGTGATTGCTTTTATTTTTGCCTTTAACGCGATACTAGTTTAATTCTGTGAATTTTTGTTATGTCTTTATCGAGTAATTAATGAAATTAAGTCAAGTTTAATATGACTTAACTTTTTAATGATTTAAAAAAAGGTATCGTTATGTAAGGGGATTTAGAGAGCTCTTTGCATTTAAACTTTTCTAACTTTTGGCTAAATAATAAACTAGCAAACTTTACGGTAAAATAAATCAGCCATTACTTCATAGCCCAATCGGTTTGGATGTACGCCATCATCTGCGTAAGTACTAATCATTCCATCCTTCTCATCCACCATGACGGAGTAATAATCCAAGTACTGAATTTTATTTAGCGCTGCGTATTCTTTAAGAATTTTATTTAAAGCAATAATTTTTTGAGAAGGATTTTCTCCCTGTTTCCATGGAAATCTGTTAGCAGGCAAAACTGAACATAAAATAACTTTTATATGGTGTACTTGCGCCAATTCTATCATCGAAAAAAGATTATTCGTAATCATTTCTATAGTGGTAGGGCCTGTATTTCCTGCGATATCATTGGCTCCAGCCAAAATAACAACGACTCTAGGTTGTAACGCAATCACATCGGCTCTGAAGCGAACGAGCATTTGTGGTGTCGTTTGTCCACTGATACCACGATTAAGATACGGTTTACCATCAAAGAATTCAGGCATTAGATTTTTCCAAAATTCGGTAATTGAGTCGCCCAAAAACACTACTCTATTTTCTTCTTTAGTAGGTGGTGGAGTAGAGACGTTTTCTGCTTCGTATCTCTTTAAATAAGGCCAGTCTTGTTGTTGTTTTGTCATTTAAGGTAGCTTTAATTTTGATGCAAATTTATCTAATTTAAAATTAATCTGTGGTCGATGTTTAATTGTATTATTGTTATTTACTATATTTTTTAATGTTAATGAAGTGATTTGGATTTATAATTAAGTTGTTTTAACTGTTTGATAATTAAGGATGAAGTGTTTGTTTTCTTTGAAATTAACTTGTTGATTTTAATTTGTAAGAATTGTATTAGTTGTTATTTTGGTTAAAGATGTAGTTTAAAGTTTTTTTTAACACTTTTATCGAAAACATGCTAATGTCATGAATTATTTTTTGAGTTCTGTTTTAAATTAGTAGTCTGTCTTTGAAAAAACAATAATAAAGGATAATGCTTTTCATCTTCAATAGGAAGTATCTGTTTTTATTTATTTCAGACTAGCATAAAAAAAAATACCACTTTTTGTTTATCGTTTTTCATAATAGCAATTACTATTTGTAATTGCTTTGCTGTTCGTTGTTTTATTACTTTAAAATTGAATAAATATGAAAGTATTTTTACCCACCTCCCGATTTTTGTTTATTGTTTTTTTTATTGCTAATTTGTTTGTTGTCAACTCTGTATTTGGACAGGCAACAGTAACAACAGATAAGGATGATTATGCTCCTGGTGAGTATGTTATTATTACAGGAACTGGTTGGTCACCAGGGGAAACTGTGAGTTTTCATTTTGATGAAACCCCCAAACCAGCTACTTGTGTCAATTCGCATGATTTAGTCGCAATTGCGGATTCTAGTGGGAATATTTATAATGATCAGTTTTTGATAAAAGTAAATCATATTGGAGTTACTTTTGTTTTGACAGCAACTGGTGAATCTTCGGGATTCATAGCCTATAGAACTTTTACAGATGGTAATGTTGGTTTTGGTCAAACGGGGGTGCCTGGTCAAAATATTAATATGACTGCAACTGTTACTTACACAAAAGCAACTACAAACACATTAGTAACAGAAACAATTACATTTAAAAATAATGGAACAGAAACTGTTGGAGCTAAAGATGGTACTTCCATTTCATGGGTATTTAATCCAGTAACTGTAGGGACTATAACTTATTATTGGACAGGTGTTTCGTCATATACGCAAGGTTTTAATATCGGAACATCAAATTATACGGGATCAAATGCAATAATTGGCACATATAGTGGTGTTTCTTCAACAAATTTATCAGTTAGTAGTGCTACAGGCACATATGGTGGTACAGTGGTACTAAGTGCCACGCTATCTTCTGGAACAACTAATCTTGATGGGAAAACTGTAAACTTCTCTCTGAATGGAACCCTAGTAGGTTCAGCAGTAACGAATTCAAGTGGGGTTGCAACTTTAAGTAACGCCAGTTTAATAGGGATTAATGCATCAACATATCCCACTGGAGTAACTGCTAGTTTCGCTGGCGATGCAAGTTATGCTGAGAGAAATGATAGTAATAGTTTGACAGTAAATGCAAAAGCCTTATTAATTACAGCCAATAATCAATCCAAAACCTATGGAGAGACAAAAGTGTTGGGAACTACAGCCTTTACAGCCCCTGCCTTGGAGAGTTTTGATGCTATTACAGGAGTATCCTTAAGCAGTACAGGATCTGTTAATACAGCTACAGTAGCAGGTTCTACTTATCCTATAGTTGCAAGTGCCGCCACAGGAACAGGCTTAGGGAATTATACCATTACCTATGCCGATGGAGCGTTGACAGTAAATGCAAAAGCCTTATTAATTACAGCCAATAATCAATCCAAAACCTATGGAGAGACAAAAGTGTTGGGAACTACAGCCTTTACAGCCCCTGCCTTGGAGAGTTTTGATGCTATTACAGGAGTATCCTTAAGCAGTACAGGATCTGTTAATACAGCTACAGTAGCAGGTTCTACTTACCCTATAGTTGCAAGTGCCGCCACAGGAACAGGCTTAGGGAATTATACCATTACCTATGCCGATGGAGCGTTGACAGTAAATGCAAAAGCCTTATTAATTACAGCCAATAATCAATCCAAAACCTATGGAGAGACAAAAGTGTTGGGAACTACAGCCTTTACAGCCCCTGCCTTGGAGAGTTTTGATGCTATTACAGGAGTATCCTTAAGCAGTACAGGATCTGTTAATACAGCTACAGTAGCAGGTTCTACTTACCCTATAGTTGCAAGTGCCGCCACAGGAACAGGCTTAGGAAATTATACCATTACCTATGCCGATGGAGCGTTGACAGTAAATGCAAAAGCCTTATTAATTACAGCCAATAATCAATCCAAAACCTATGGAGAGACAAAAGTGTTGGGAACTACAGCCTTTACAGCCCCTGCCTTGGAGAGTTTTGATGCTATTACAGGAGTATCCTTAAGCAGTACAGGATCTGTTAATACAGCTACAGTAGCAGGTTCTACTTACCCTATAGTTGCAAGTGCCGCCACAGGAACAGGCTTAGGGAATTATACCATTACCTATGCCGATGGAGCGTTGACAGTAAATGCAAAAGCCTTATTAATTACAGCCAATAATCAATCCAAAACCTATGGAGAGACAAAAGTGTTGGGAACTACAGCCTTTACAGCCCCTGCCTTGGAGAGTTTTGATGCTATTACAGGAGTATCCTTAAGCAGTACAGGATCTGTTAATACAGCTACAGTAGCAGGTTCTACTTACCCTATAGTTGCAAGTGCCGCCACAGGAACAGGCTTAGGGAATTATACCATTACCTATGCCGATGGA is from Flavobacterium sp. NG2 and encodes:
- a CDS encoding metallophosphoesterase; translated protein: MKLFLEKRLIQLFISFLLFSCATHKEQFGKNVANWNPTNEKDTSKIAHTFYLIGDAGNTTDENSKEALLALKEKLKTADKNSTLIFLGDNVYPKGIPASAKNTNYEGAKLKLTNQLEITKNYKGKTVFIPGNHDWYNGKKGLEEQEDIVTDYFKNKKSFSPRKGCAIDDIKINDNAILITIDSQWFLEDWDKTPTLNDDCDIKTRDAFFEELESLLNKNKDKTVVLAMHHPLMTNGSHGGQFSLEKQLFPLEQKIPLPIIGSFGNLLRKTSGASPQDLQNKLYSKLTNRIKTLIQGLDNVIVVSGHDHNLQYIEHHNIKQIISGAGSKQEAAKAIYPNDFSYGQKGFATLSLYNNGKATVSFFGKSKLLFEHTIFTPKTIINTDYASFSKTKKASVYTPEMTQKTGAHNFIFGQHYRPYYSTLVESKTANLDTLYGGLAPKRAGGGHQSKSLRLIDSNGKEYAMRALKKSATRFLQSVAFKEQFVEHDFENTSAEDFLLDFYTSSHPYTPMAVGNLADKIGVSHSNPVLFYIPKQKALGEFNTNFGDELYYIEEHTSDGHNDLASFGKPSAIISTEEVLEKIHKDEKYHIDEKEYIKARLFDMLIGDWDRHYDQWRWGEHKIGDQIIYKPIPRDRDQAFSKYDGALLSILMNIPDLRHMQSFKEDIKNVKWFNREPYPLDVAFLKTATQEDWLTQAAYIQEHLTDNDIDNAFANLPKEVQDETIKSIQEKLKLRKKQLQKYASSYYKSLQKTVIIVGTNKKDQFLIEKKAGNTIEVRVSRLKKEGLEFEYTKSISGKETKNIWIYGLDDDDEFKVIGNQKSTIKTLLIGGQNHDMYSVDNGKKVSIIDFKSKKNSFVLDSKTSKKLTDDYQTNLYDYRRPKYNAFSGLPTIGFNPDDGIKLGINTNYTVNNFKQNTYTNKHMLTANYYFATSGYELLYAFKSPKAIGKWDFNLETRFTSPNFAINYFGYGNQTINNDETLGMDYNRVRISIIKIAPQFVKTGRFGSRLEFQPSFENIQVEKTADRFIATSNTVNTAVFDNQQFAGASIGYHFENYDTPSLPTMGMGFSVVGSWKTNLQDSRKNFPSIESKLNFNHKIDAQGKWVLATIMKAKMILNNNFEFYQGAVLGGNNNLRGFRNERFLGKSSFYQSSDLRFNIGQIKESFIPMSYGILGGFDYGRVWLDGENSDQWKQSYGGGLWLNGINTITARLTYFKSKNEEARISFGVGFGF
- a CDS encoding SGNH/GDSL hydrolase family protein: MTKQQQDWPYLKRYEAENVSTPPPTKEENRVVFLGDSITEFWKNLMPEFFDGKPYLNRGISGQTTPQMLVRFRADVIALQPRVVVILAGANDIAGNTGPTTIEMITNNLFSMIELAQVHHIKVILCSVLPANRFPWKQGENPSQKIIALNKILKEYAALNKIQYLDYYSVMVDEKDGMISTYADDGVHPNRLGYEVMADLFYRKVC
- a CDS encoding beta strand repeat-containing protein, with the translated sequence MKVFLPTSRFLFIVFFIANLFVVNSVFGQATVTTDKDDYAPGEYVIITGTGWSPGETVSFHFDETPKPATCVNSHDLVAIADSSGNIYNDQFLIKVNHIGVTFVLTATGESSGFIAYRTFTDGNVGFGQTGVPGQNINMTATVTYTKATTNTLVTETITFKNNGTETVGAKDGTSISWVFNPVTVGTITYYWTGVSSYTQGFNIGTSNYTGSNAIIGTYSGVSSTNLSVSSATGTYGGTVVLSATLSSGTTNLDGKTVNFSLNGTLVGSAVTNSSGVATLSNASLIGINASTYPTGVTASFAGDASYAERNDSNSLTVNAKALLITANNQSKTYGETKVLGTTAFTAPALESFDAITGVSLSSTGSVNTATVAGSTYPIVASAATGTGLGNYTITYADGALTVNAKALLITANNQSKTYGETKVLGTTAFTAPALESFDAITGVSLSSTGSVNTATVAGSTYPIVASAATGTGLGNYTITYADGALTVNAKALLITANNQSKTYGETKVLGTTAFTAPALESFDAITGVSLSSTGSVNTATVAGSTYPIVASAATGTGLGNYTITYADGALTVNAKALLITANNQSKTYGETKVLGTTAFTAPALESFDAITGVSLSSTGSVNTATVAGSTYPIVASAATGTGLGNYTITYADGALTVNAKALLITANNQSKTYGETKVLGTTAFTAPALESFDAITGVSLSSTGSVNTATVAGSTYPIVASAATGTGLGNYTITYADGALTVNAKALLITANNQSKTYGETKVLGTTAFTAPALESFDAITGVSLSSTGSVNTATVAGSTYPIVASAATGTGLGNYTITYADGALTVNAKALLITANNQSKTYGETKVLGTTAFTAPALESFDAITGVSLSSTGSVNTATVAGSTYPIVASAATGTGLGNYTITYADGALTVNAKALLITANNQSKTYGETKVLGTTAFTAPALESFDAITGVSLSSTGSVNTATVAGSTYPIVASAATGTGLGIIPLPMPMER
- a CDS encoding Pycsar system effector family protein, which encodes MHLIDQTESFVCNLLKDKLSISFTYHNCNHSLVVVNAVKEIAESQGITGSDYEALVVAAWFHDTGYIKGCTKHEDSSVEIATEFLKEQGQSDEFIQKVNSLIQATVYNYVPQNELEKIIRDADYSHFGDKKYFVYCELLRDEWEVTMKKKFTDEEWSKENLNILEHGHQYYTDYAIQHWQPIKEENIKLIKKMIQENPLDVIDSSSVKKTKKKKAKKDKPDRGIDTLFRITLSNHTRLSGIADSKANILLSVNAIIISIALSSIIPKLDSPGNAHLILPTFVLLMFSVVSIIFAILSTRPKVTTGTFTREDIDNQKVNLLFFGNFYKMPVEEYQWAVNEMMKDRDYLYNAMIKDLYYLGVVLEKKYRLLRITYNIFMIGIIISVIAFIFAFNAILV